TACTCGATCCGGAACTGTTCGATGTGGGCGAGCGACGCGAAGTAAGCCCCCTGTGCCTGCGACTGCCGAATCATCGAGAGGTACAACTCGCGCGTGTCCGGCTTGGCCAGTCTGGCCTTCTCCTCGTCGTTCTGCTGCGCCTGCATGAGGGCGGCAGCCGAGGGCGCGCCGTAGCCACCGAGCGTCGGCGTGCTGCTGCATCCCGCAAGCCACGCCGCACATAGCACGCACAGCACGCACAGCGAAACCCGCCCGGCCGGCTTCCGGTTCAGGCCCCGCCACCGCCGGGGCGCGAAATCGTGCGAAAGATATGTCTGGATGGGGGACGTCACATGGCCTCCATGGATTTGGTCAGCGACAGGATCGCCGGCCCCGCGACCACGAGCATCAGCGCGGGCAATAACGTGAGCATCATCGCCAGCGTCATCTTCACCGTGAGCTTGCCGATACGCTCCTTCATCGTCTGACGGCGCTGCTCGCGCAAACGGTCGCTGAATTGTTGCAACGGCTCCTGCACGGCACCGCCGTGCTGTTCGACCTGCACGATCAGCCGAACGAGCGCGCGCAGATCGTCGTTGTCGTACACCTCGCGCAGCCGTCCCATCGACGCCTCCCGGCCACGTCCCGATGCGTACTGGCGATTGGCCGCCTCGAACTCCCTCGACAGGATCGGCAGCACTTCGCGAAAGTCCGACACCATCACGTAAAGACTTTGATCCATGGACAGCCCCACGCCCTGCAACAGACGCAGCAAGTCGATGAGCAAAGGCAATTCCTCAACCAGATCGCGACGACGCTGGGCCGCCTTGCGCTGAATGTAGAACTTCGGCGCGAGCAGCCCCACGCCGGCAGCGCCGATCAGACGCAGCATCGTGCCAAGCCCGCCGCCGCCGGGGAACCACAACCACACGAGCAACGGCAGGACAACCGCCAGCGCCACCCGCGCGAAGAGGAACAACGACTTGGCGCGTACGCTGTCGTAACCGCATTGCGCGAGCAACAGACGATCTTCGGCTGCGATCAGACTCTGTCCAAGACGCGTTTCGGACCACTGCTTGCCGAGCTCTGCCGCACGGTCCAGCAACGCGCGCCAGCCCCGCTGCGGGCCCTTCGCCGCGTGCGCCGCGTCCACCGACTCGGCGTCCGGCGCCGCACGCAAACCGGACGGCGCCGTTGCGGCGCGCAGCGCCGCGAGCGCCTGTTGCTGACGGCTCGCCAACACCTGATCGATCACCCGTTCGCTGCGTCCCTGGCGCATCGCGCGCAACAAGATGGCCGACGCTGCCAGCAGCAGACCCGCCGCGACCATCAGCAGGCCAAGCATCATCCACGTTTGCGAGTTCACCGTCAGGGACGAAAAATTCATGGGTATCGATCCTCCGCGCCAGACACCGTGCTTTGCGCGTATGAGCCGCTCAAAGCGACTTCGCCAACCGGTACAGCACGAAACCGCCGAGCACTTCCAGGCCCAGACCGATGGCGAGCAGTTTCTGCCCGGCGCCCTCCTGGAACATCGGCTCGAAAAACTTCGGGTTCAGCAACATCAGCAACGCGCTGACGATGATGGGCAGCGCCGCAAGTACCCAGGCCGACATGCGCGTCTCCGACGACAGCGCGAACAACTCCGCCTGCGCCTGCTCCCGGTCGCGCATGAAGCCCGACATCCGCGCCAGAATCTGGTCGGCCCGACCGCCGAAGCGCGTCGAGAGATCGACCACCGATGCGAACAGATAAATCTCTTCGACCTGATATACCCGGGCGATCTGCTTGAGCGCCACGTCCAGCTCCACGCCGGCCTGCACCTGACGCACGGCGCGCTCCAGCAATTCGCGCAACGGCAGATCCGCGTTGCCGGCCGCCGACTGGAACGCCGCCGGCAAACTGTTGCCGACGGTGAGCATGCGCACCATACCGTCGAGGAAAACCGGCAGCTGCCGCACGATATTGCGGTGTCGCCGCGCCGCCTTGAGCCAGTAGCGCAGCACGACGCCCACGGCATACACGAGCAAAATCACAATAGCCGAGAGCGGTCCCTGCCACATCCAGAACACGAGTGTGAGCAGCACGCCGGGCGCGATCAGCAGCAGGTAGAAGGTCGAATCGGTCTGGACCCCGGCGCGCTCGAAGAAGAACTCCCACGGCAACGATTTGCGGCGCGGCGCACGAACCTGCCCCGTCTCGTTCCCGCCGAGCTTCGGCGCGCTTTGCGCCAGTTGACGCTCCAGGAACGCACTCGCGGCCTGCTCGCGGGCGCGCTGGTGCGTGCGACGCCACAACTCCAGCCCTGCGGCCACCAGCAGCAGCGCAATACAGACGGACCACAGCACGACGGGATTCATCGACGGCGTCCGAAGAAGCCGCCACCGCCGCCGCTATCCGGCGGCACATTGCCTTGCTGCGATTGCAACGCAGCGGCAGCATTGCGCGACTGTTCCTTATAGCGTTGCAGCTTGGGCGAATGCGGCTGAAGCCCGAGCGACACCCACTTGTCTTTCTCTTCGCCGTCCGGACCCACGACCGACTCGTGGCGAAACAACTCCTGGGTCGAGATCACCGTATCGGACACACCGGTGACTTCCGTAATGGAGAGAATGCGGCGCCGCCCGTTCGACAGACGTCCGATCTGCACGATGAAGTCGAGCGCGCTCGTGATCTGACGGCGCAGACTGCTCTCGCTGCCCTGAAAGCCGGCAAAGCCCGCCAGCATCTCCAGACGATAGAGGCACTCGCGCGGCGAATTGGCGTGGATCGTGGCCATCGAGCCTTCATGGCCGGTGTTCATCGCCTGCATCATTTCCAGCACTTCCGAGCCGCGCACTTCGCCCACGATGATCCGGTCCGGACGCATGCGCAGGCTGTTGCGAATCAGATCGCGAATCGTCACCTCGCCCGAACCGTCGAAGCCGCCCTGCCGCGACTCCAGCCGCACCACGTGCGGGTGATTGAGCGAGAGTTCGGCGGTGTCTTCGACCGTCACCACACGCTCGGTCGCCGGAATGAAACTCGCCAGCGCATTGAGCAGCGAAGTCTTGCCCGAACTGGTTCCGCCGGACACGAGAATGTTGCAACGCGAGCGCACCGCCGCTTCGAGCAGGTTGTAGATCTCTTCGTTAAAGCTGCCCAGCGCCAGCAGGTCGGACGGCTTGAGCGGGTCCTTGCGGAACTTGCGAATGGAGACGACCGGCCCGTCCACCGCCAGCGGTTCGATCACGACGTTCAGGCGCCCGCCATCGGGCAAGCGCGCATCGACCATCGGATTCGACTCGTCGAGCCGGCGGCCGATGGGCGCGAGAATGCGGCGCACGATACGCAGCAGATGCTGATTGTCCGAGAAGCGCAGCGCTTCGCGCGCGAGCACCCCGCGACGCGAGACATACACGTCGTTGTAGCCGTTGATCAGAATGTCTTCCACCGCGGCGTCGGCCAGCAGGTCCTCGATAGGGCCGAAGCCGGCCAGTTCCTTGGTCAGCGCATCGGAAATCTGACGCAGCTCCGCCTCGTTGATCGGAATGCGACGCAAGCGCACGAAGCCGTCCATCTCCAGATCGACGAACTGCTGGATCGCGCCGCGGCTCCAGCGCCCGAACTCGGCGCCAAGCTCCTCGATGCGCGCGAGCAGATGTTCGTGCGCCGCGGTCTTGATGTCCTGAAACTGCTGTGAATTGGCAAACGCGCGCTTGTCGTCGGCGAATTCGATGGAGTCGGTCATATCAGTGCTTTCCCATGAATCGGCCGAGCCAGCCAGACGACTGGCGCTGCGACGCGGCGCCCGCATGCTGGGCGGACAGCAAACGCTCCACCAACGGTTGCAATGCGCGCACGTACGGATCGCCACGCGCGGTGTCGATGATCAACTTGCCCTGATTGGTCGCGGAGAGCATGGTGAGCGGACGATCCGGCAACGTGGCGAGCAGTGGCACGTCGAAGCGCTTGGCGATCTGGTCGGCGGCCATGCCGTAACGCGGATCGTATCGATTGAGCACGAGATGGAGATGATTGCGCTCCACGCTCTTTTCCTCCAGATCCCGCAACATCGATGCGAGCGAGACGATGGCGCCGACACTCTGATCGACCACGAGCCAGACTTCGTCGGCCGCGCGCACGAGGCTCGCGACGAACGCAGGATTCGAAAAGCCGCCGAGATCGGCGACGATCAGGTTGAAGAAGGCGCGCAGGCGGTCGGTGAGTGCCAGCGCGTCGGCGGCGGCCACGCTGCGCATGTCGCCCAGATCGAGCGGCAACGGCAGCACCGCAAGCCCGCTCGGGGCATGCGAGACAGCGGTATGCACCAGCGTTTCGTCGAAACGCCGCAGGTTCTGGACCGCTTCGGCGAAGCTGAACTGGCTTTGCGTGTTCAGGTACAGCAAACCGTCGCCGGCTGGCAAACCGAGATCGAGCAGCGCGACGTGACCGAGCAAGGAAGCATCGAACTTGTCGTCCTTGTTCGCGCCCGGCTTCGCCTTGGCCGCACGTTCCGCGCGCTCCGGGTGGGCGCCTACGGACAGTTCCTGCCCGAGTTGCGACAGATGCGCGGCCAGCGTGCTGCACCCCACGCCGATGCGCGCGCCGAGCAACACGACGAAGCGGCCGTGCCGTTGCGGCGCCGCGCCGGGCGCCGCGGGCGGCGTATGATCGATCACCCGGCGAACGACTTCGAGCGCTTCCTCATGCGTCGAATGCATGTCGATGAAGTCGTGCACCCCCGCGCGTAGGGCCGCCTTCATGCCGTCGGCGCGCACCATCGAGCCCACCGCCACGAGCGGAAGTTTGGGCGCGACGCGTTTGAGCATCTGCGCCAGCTCTGTGGCTTGGGCGATCCCTGCGTCGGGCGGCTCGTCGGCGTGACCGGTCGACTCCCCCGAGAAGTCGAGCAGCACGACCTGCGGATCGAGATCGCCGATACGCTGCTGCAATTGCGCGGGACGTCCTGCTTCTTGCAGTACAACGCCCTCTTCGCGCAAAGCCGCCGAGAGCCACTGCCCGTGGCCAGCATGTGCGCTGCAAAAAAGAAAGCGATGCAACTCAGTCATGGTGTCCAGTATTCGCGTCGGTGCGTTCATTTATGCACTCCTTGCCCCTCCTACCACCCCTACCACCCCTACCACCCCATCCCGCCACTCGCCAACGCGCCGCCCGATCCTGCCTTGCCGTGCCCCGGACGCTCCCTGCGCCGGTGCCGGCATCACTTCGAGAAGCCCGGCAGTTCGCTGTCGCTCGCGCCGCCCATCAGATAGGCGCCCCAGACCTGTCCCGGCCGCCTCTCGCGCGTGTCGCCCGGCAACGGCAGGGCAACGTCGCGCGAAACCGGCTTGACCAGACGCGGCGTGACAATGATGACCAGTTCCTTTTCGGTACTGTTGTACTTCAGATTGCGGAAAAACGCGCCGATGAGCGGTAGATCGCCAAGCAGCGGCACCTTGTCGACGGCGGCGGTCGTCGTGCGCGAAATCAGGCCGCCGATGATGAAACTCTCGCCGTCGCCCAGTTCGACCGTCGTGTCGGCGCGGCGTGTGGAGATCGCGGGAATCTGCGTCGAGGCGATCACCACGGCATTCGTGTAGTCGAGATCGGACGCCTCCGGCGCGACCTTCAGGGCAATGCGATTCGGCGACAGAATCGTCGGCGTGACCGTCAACCCGACGCCGAACGACTTGTAGACGATGGTGGTCGTGCCCAACCCGCCCGACTGCGGCACCGGCAACTCGCCACCGGCGAGAAAACTCGCGCTCTGACCGGACAGTGCCACCAGCGTGGGTGCGGCCAGCACGCGGCCGAGACCGTTCGACTGCAATAGATCGATCTCCGCCGACAGGTTGAACGCCCCTCGCGTAATGGAGCCGAAGAACGATCCGAAGTTCGGGACTGCGCTGGCGCCGGTGAACGCCGAGTTCAGCTTCGAGCCTACGCCGAAACTGCCCGAGCCCGACGTTCTCGATGCACTGAAGCTCGCTCCCAGCTGATTCAGGATGTTGCGGTTCACTTCCACGATTTTCACGTCGACCTGCACGACGCCGGTCTCCCCCACCGTCGAGCGATCGACGACGACACCGCCCTTACCGGTGGCGTCGACAGCCGCTGCCTGCAAACCGCTATGCTCCACGACCGATCCGGCGTGCCCCTTGATGATCGCGGCACCACCTCGCGCGTCCACGTTGGCCCCGCCGGTATCGCCTAGCGCGCTTTGCAGGCTGCCTTGCACGTGCACTTCCCAGCGGCTCGCCTCGCTTCCCGCCGACCACGTCGATACCTGCGTCGTGCCGGCCTTCTTGCCGATGACGAGGACCGAGCCGCGCCGCCCGCCGGAGCCCTTGAGCACGATGACGTCGGCGACCTTCGGATCGGCAACGGCTACACGCTCGAGCTTGCCGGCAATCGGGAGTTCGCGTTGCTCGTCGACGCCCAGCGTCAACGAACGCGCCCCCGCGCCCGACGCGCTGTCCGCGGCATCGGCCATGCGCGCCGCTACGGTGGCGCCGCACGCGAGCAACGCGGCAAAGCACAGCAACATTCCCGTGACACGTCTGGCATCTCGTCTTGCAGTGCGAACCTGGCTTCTGATCATGGCGTGGCTGTATCGGTCACTGTGTCGGTTGAGCGGCGCGGGCGGGTGTCTGCGATGTTGCTCCACGTCCGGCGTCACTGGGTCTGCGTGTCACTTCGATTCGGTCCCACCCGGTTCGATGCGATTGAGTGCGGTTCAGCTTGTCTCCATGGCGTCACACCGGTGCGTCCTAGTAAGCCGCCGTGGAACGTTCGGCACCGC
This is a stretch of genomic DNA from Pandoraea faecigallinarum. It encodes these proteins:
- a CDS encoding type II secretion system F family protein is translated as MNFSSLTVNSQTWMMLGLLMVAAGLLLAASAILLRAMRQGRSERVIDQVLASRQQQALAALRAATAPSGLRAAPDAESVDAAHAAKGPQRGWRALLDRAAELGKQWSETRLGQSLIAAEDRLLLAQCGYDSVRAKSLFLFARVALAVVLPLLVWLWFPGGGGLGTMLRLIGAAGVGLLAPKFYIQRKAAQRRRDLVEELPLLIDLLRLLQGVGLSMDQSLYVMVSDFREVLPILSREFEAANRQYASGRGREASMGRLREVYDNDDLRALVRLIVQVEQHGGAVQEPLQQFSDRLREQRRQTMKERIGKLTVKMTLAMMLTLLPALMLVVAGPAILSLTKSMEAM
- a CDS encoding type II secretion system F family protein yields the protein MNPVVLWSVCIALLLVAAGLELWRRTHQRAREQAASAFLERQLAQSAPKLGGNETGQVRAPRRKSLPWEFFFERAGVQTDSTFYLLLIAPGVLLTLVFWMWQGPLSAIVILLVYAVGVVLRYWLKAARRHRNIVRQLPVFLDGMVRMLTVGNSLPAAFQSAAGNADLPLRELLERAVRQVQAGVELDVALKQIARVYQVEEIYLFASVVDLSTRFGGRADQILARMSGFMRDREQAQAELFALSSETRMSAWVLAALPIIVSALLMLLNPKFFEPMFQEGAGQKLLAIGLGLEVLGGFVLYRLAKSL
- a CDS encoding CpaF family protein, which gives rise to MTDSIEFADDKRAFANSQQFQDIKTAAHEHLLARIEELGAEFGRWSRGAIQQFVDLEMDGFVRLRRIPINEAELRQISDALTKELAGFGPIEDLLADAAVEDILINGYNDVYVSRRGVLAREALRFSDNQHLLRIVRRILAPIGRRLDESNPMVDARLPDGGRLNVVIEPLAVDGPVVSIRKFRKDPLKPSDLLALGSFNEEIYNLLEAAVRSRCNILVSGGTSSGKTSLLNALASFIPATERVVTVEDTAELSLNHPHVVRLESRQGGFDGSGEVTIRDLIRNSLRMRPDRIIVGEVRGSEVLEMMQAMNTGHEGSMATIHANSPRECLYRLEMLAGFAGFQGSESSLRRQITSALDFIVQIGRLSNGRRRILSITEVTGVSDTVISTQELFRHESVVGPDGEEKDKWVSLGLQPHSPKLQRYKEQSRNAAAALQSQQGNVPPDSGGGGGFFGRRR
- a CDS encoding AAA family ATPase, which codes for MNAPTRILDTMTELHRFLFCSAHAGHGQWLSAALREEGVVLQEAGRPAQLQQRIGDLDPQVVLLDFSGESTGHADEPPDAGIAQATELAQMLKRVAPKLPLVAVGSMVRADGMKAALRAGVHDFIDMHSTHEEALEVVRRVIDHTPPAAPGAAPQRHGRFVVLLGARIGVGCSTLAAHLSQLGQELSVGAHPERAERAAKAKPGANKDDKFDASLLGHVALLDLGLPAGDGLLYLNTQSQFSFAEAVQNLRRFDETLVHTAVSHAPSGLAVLPLPLDLGDMRSVAAADALALTDRLRAFFNLIVADLGGFSNPAFVASLVRAADEVWLVVDQSVGAIVSLASMLRDLEEKSVERNHLHLVLNRYDPRYGMAADQIAKRFDVPLLATLPDRPLTMLSATNQGKLIIDTARGDPYVRALQPLVERLLSAQHAGAASQRQSSGWLGRFMGKH
- a CDS encoding type II and III secretion system protein family protein; the protein is MLLCFAALLACGATVAARMADAADSASGAGARSLTLGVDEQRELPIAGKLERVAVADPKVADVIVLKGSGGRRGSVLVIGKKAGTTQVSTWSAGSEASRWEVHVQGSLQSALGDTGGANVDARGGAAIIKGHAGSVVEHSGLQAAAVDATGKGGVVVDRSTVGETGVVQVDVKIVEVNRNILNQLGASFSASRTSGSGSFGVGSKLNSAFTGASAVPNFGSFFGSITRGAFNLSAEIDLLQSNGLGRVLAAPTLVALSGQSASFLAGGELPVPQSGGLGTTTIVYKSFGVGLTVTPTILSPNRIALKVAPEASDLDYTNAVVIASTQIPAISTRRADTTVELGDGESFIIGGLISRTTTAAVDKVPLLGDLPLIGAFFRNLKYNSTEKELVIIVTPRLVKPVSRDVALPLPGDTRERRPGQVWGAYLMGGASDSELPGFSK